One genomic region from Vanacampus margaritifer isolate UIUO_Vmar chromosome 2, RoL_Vmar_1.0, whole genome shotgun sequence encodes:
- the apol gene encoding uncharacterized protein apol isoform X1, translating into MHGSRDALTEVLLCYASATLVDMSTVSRFCESMSEWRLQRENEINTIRDISERAELKPGKNILVYVKNKMAAENRRAALEAELAAALKDVLLGLEELDVFVEALERLATTSLLVFRGKAVTLAQGVGSWEAALAVAAARRACPLAAALKHDAKVFFLPRLDNAAVLAYLLDKYVQTALQMCLLMDKSKFYLNAVSKAELDVRVVLPEALSSNDTQRMFRHVQLCDQIRNDADFRLVFLLQEDTCQRFLVEFSQRRPRMLELLDQLDQNIEELVRKNKGVKISNVASSSVGVLSGALSIAGLALIPITAGTSLALSMTGLGLGLASWANCAVTSAVDYKLEQKFLKKVGEVTENFIEDAQCLDDIANKTQQLDAAVSEVLCEGPAVTRVGPVAGATSTAKTPKRNKVATRVGKVVVVGGKALRNVHRAVADARNVGHAALKGSVAVSYTVRAGLIPLNGIFIGIDIIIICVNGVALAKGCETKVSQLLRARSAMWRAEMESWQRLHDSLVRGLTTYEENRAVLEAPFYCDDNRDGKQRCVVQ; encoded by the exons ATGCACGGGTCCAG GGATGCGCTGACGGAGGTCTTGCTCTGCTACGCTTCAGCCACCCTCGTTGACATGTCCACGGTGAGTCGTTTCTGCGAGAGTATGTCTGAGTGGCGTCTGCAACGTGAGAACGAGATCAACACCATAAGAGACATCAGCGAACGAGCAGAGCTGAAGCCGGGCAAGAACATCTTGGTGTACGTGAAGAACAAAATGGCCGCAGAGAACAGGCGAGCCGCGCTGGAGGCGGAGCTAGCAGCGGCCCTAAAGGACGTCCTGCTCGGCTTGGAAGAACTGGACGTCTTCGTGGAGGCGCTGGAGCGGCTGGCCACCACCTCACTGCTGGTTTTCCGGGGCAAGGCGGTGACACTTGCGCAGGGTGTTGGCTCCTGGGAGGCGGCGCTCGCCGTAGCGGCGGCACGTCGGGCCTGCCCCCTCGCTGCGGCGCTCAAGCACGATGCCAAAGTCTTCTTCCTGCCCAGGTTGGATAACGCGGCCGTGCTGGCGTACCTTCTAGACAAATATGTGCAGACAGCACTACAAATGTGCTTGCTGATGGACAAaag CAAGTTCTACCTCAACGCGGTCTCCAAAGCTGAGTTGGATGTCCGCGTAGTGCTCCCTGAGGCGTTATCTTCAAACGATACACAGAGGATGTTTCGTCACGTTCAACTTTGTGATCAGATCAG GAATGACGCAGACTTCCGACTGGTGTTCCTGCTACAGGAGGACACGTGTCAGCGCTTCCTGGTTGAGTTCAGCCAGCGTCGGCCCAGGATGCTGGAGCTTCTGGACCAGTTGGACCAGAACATCGAGGAGCTGGTCAGGAAGAACAAGGGGGTGAAGATCTCCAACGTGGCGAGCAGCTCGGTGGGCGTGCTGAGCGGCGCGCTGTCCATTGCCGGGCTAGCACTCATACCCATCACAGCTGGCACCTCGCTGGCTCTTAGCATGACCGGATTGGGTCTCGGTCTCGCCAGCTGGGCCAACTGCGCCGTCACCTCCGCCGTGGACTACAAACTGGAGCAGAAGTTTTTAAAGAAGGTCGGCGAGGTGACTGAGAACTTCATTGAAGATGCACAGTGTCTGGACGACATCGCCAACAAGACTCAGCAACTGGACGCCGCTGTCAGTGAAGTTCTCTGCGAGGGGCCTGCCGTCACGAGAGTCGGACCAGTCGCGGGTGCCACCTCGACTGCGAAGACCCCTAAACGCAACAAGGTGGCCACTAGAGTGGGCAAGGTGGTGGTTGTAGGCGGGAAAGCGCTACGGAACGTCCACAGGGCGGTGGCGGATGCCCGCAACGTGGGCCACGCGGCCCTCAAAGGATCCGTGGCTGTGTCCTACACGGTCAGAGCCGGACTCATCCCGCTGAATGGAATCTTCATTGGCATTGATATCATTATCATCTGCGTGAACGGCGTCGCTCTGGCCAAAGGGTGCGAGACCAAAGTGTCCCAGTTACTCAGAGCCAGGAGTGCGATGTGGCGGGCTGAGATGGAATCCTGGCAGAGGCTGCATGACTCGCTGGTGCGGGGACTGACGACATATGAAGAGAACCGGGCTGTCCTCGAGGCACCGTTTTACTGCGATGACAATCGGGATGGAAAGCAACGTTGCGTCGTTCAGtag
- the apol gene encoding uncharacterized protein apol isoform X2: MSTVSRFCESMSEWRLQRENEINTIRDISERAELKPGKNILVYVKNKMAAENRRAALEAELAAALKDVLLGLEELDVFVEALERLATTSLLVFRGKAVTLAQGVGSWEAALAVAAARRACPLAAALKHDAKVFFLPRLDNAAVLAYLLDKYVQTALQMCLLMDKSKFYLNAVSKAELDVRVVLPEALSSNDTQRMFRHVQLCDQIRNDADFRLVFLLQEDTCQRFLVEFSQRRPRMLELLDQLDQNIEELVRKNKGVKISNVASSSVGVLSGALSIAGLALIPITAGTSLALSMTGLGLGLASWANCAVTSAVDYKLEQKFLKKVGEVTENFIEDAQCLDDIANKTQQLDAAVSEVLCEGPAVTRVGPVAGATSTAKTPKRNKVATRVGKVVVVGGKALRNVHRAVADARNVGHAALKGSVAVSYTVRAGLIPLNGIFIGIDIIIICVNGVALAKGCETKVSQLLRARSAMWRAEMESWQRLHDSLVRGLTTYEENRAVLEAPFYCDDNRDGKQRCVVQ; encoded by the exons ATGTCCACGGTGAGTCGTTTCTGCGAGAGTATGTCTGAGTGGCGTCTGCAACGTGAGAACGAGATCAACACCATAAGAGACATCAGCGAACGAGCAGAGCTGAAGCCGGGCAAGAACATCTTGGTGTACGTGAAGAACAAAATGGCCGCAGAGAACAGGCGAGCCGCGCTGGAGGCGGAGCTAGCAGCGGCCCTAAAGGACGTCCTGCTCGGCTTGGAAGAACTGGACGTCTTCGTGGAGGCGCTGGAGCGGCTGGCCACCACCTCACTGCTGGTTTTCCGGGGCAAGGCGGTGACACTTGCGCAGGGTGTTGGCTCCTGGGAGGCGGCGCTCGCCGTAGCGGCGGCACGTCGGGCCTGCCCCCTCGCTGCGGCGCTCAAGCACGATGCCAAAGTCTTCTTCCTGCCCAGGTTGGATAACGCGGCCGTGCTGGCGTACCTTCTAGACAAATATGTGCAGACAGCACTACAAATGTGCTTGCTGATGGACAAaag CAAGTTCTACCTCAACGCGGTCTCCAAAGCTGAGTTGGATGTCCGCGTAGTGCTCCCTGAGGCGTTATCTTCAAACGATACACAGAGGATGTTTCGTCACGTTCAACTTTGTGATCAGATCAG GAATGACGCAGACTTCCGACTGGTGTTCCTGCTACAGGAGGACACGTGTCAGCGCTTCCTGGTTGAGTTCAGCCAGCGTCGGCCCAGGATGCTGGAGCTTCTGGACCAGTTGGACCAGAACATCGAGGAGCTGGTCAGGAAGAACAAGGGGGTGAAGATCTCCAACGTGGCGAGCAGCTCGGTGGGCGTGCTGAGCGGCGCGCTGTCCATTGCCGGGCTAGCACTCATACCCATCACAGCTGGCACCTCGCTGGCTCTTAGCATGACCGGATTGGGTCTCGGTCTCGCCAGCTGGGCCAACTGCGCCGTCACCTCCGCCGTGGACTACAAACTGGAGCAGAAGTTTTTAAAGAAGGTCGGCGAGGTGACTGAGAACTTCATTGAAGATGCACAGTGTCTGGACGACATCGCCAACAAGACTCAGCAACTGGACGCCGCTGTCAGTGAAGTTCTCTGCGAGGGGCCTGCCGTCACGAGAGTCGGACCAGTCGCGGGTGCCACCTCGACTGCGAAGACCCCTAAACGCAACAAGGTGGCCACTAGAGTGGGCAAGGTGGTGGTTGTAGGCGGGAAAGCGCTACGGAACGTCCACAGGGCGGTGGCGGATGCCCGCAACGTGGGCCACGCGGCCCTCAAAGGATCCGTGGCTGTGTCCTACACGGTCAGAGCCGGACTCATCCCGCTGAATGGAATCTTCATTGGCATTGATATCATTATCATCTGCGTGAACGGCGTCGCTCTGGCCAAAGGGTGCGAGACCAAAGTGTCCCAGTTACTCAGAGCCAGGAGTGCGATGTGGCGGGCTGAGATGGAATCCTGGCAGAGGCTGCATGACTCGCTGGTGCGGGGACTGACGACATATGAAGAGAACCGGGCTGTCCTCGAGGCACCGTTTTACTGCGATGACAATCGGGATGGAAAGCAACGTTGCGTCGTTCAGtag